The following coding sequences are from one Devosia neptuniae window:
- a CDS encoding type 2 periplasmic-binding domain-containing protein, translating into MLKSLRRLALVSSAFMALATGAMAQQNVVWWDFLAGGDGIRMKALIDGFNAEHQGEIQIQGTTLEWGTPFYTKLQTSAAIGEGPDIATYHLSRIPLAVDSGTLSEITDEDMAGAGIADGDFTAAASDAGKVDGTRYAVPFDQHGLILYYNKDMLGEAGMLDANGLPTGLDGLENFDAVLAKFTGEGKYGISTPTGDRYRTIYSLFGQQGGTMFDEAAGGFFPTDEDLTKLTNAIEVVKGWVDKGYTPVQVESPAALALFTSGQAPFFIMGNWEVPTFVDLHAKGELFEWGAVELPTLFENKAAWSDSHAFVIPANAGKEADPAKREAVMKVIAWMDQHSLDWAGAGHIPAYNAVRDSAEFKALKPQSDYAGFADTAVFDPRTILAGPAAPLGDAWTNYINPATTGDLEPADAAAQMRDDLNGQL; encoded by the coding sequence ATGCTGAAATCACTGAGACGGTTGGCGCTGGTTTCGAGCGCTTTCATGGCCCTGGCAACCGGTGCCATGGCGCAACAGAACGTGGTCTGGTGGGATTTTCTCGCCGGGGGCGACGGCATTCGGATGAAGGCGCTGATCGACGGCTTCAACGCCGAGCATCAGGGGGAAATCCAGATCCAGGGCACGACGCTGGAATGGGGGACGCCGTTCTATACCAAGCTGCAGACCTCGGCGGCGATCGGGGAGGGGCCCGATATCGCCACCTATCACCTCAGCCGCATTCCGCTGGCGGTCGATAGCGGCACGCTGAGCGAAATCACCGACGAGGATATGGCGGGCGCCGGCATTGCCGATGGCGACTTCACCGCGGCGGCGTCGGACGCCGGCAAGGTCGATGGCACCCGCTATGCCGTGCCGTTCGACCAGCATGGCCTCATTCTCTACTATAATAAGGACATGCTGGGGGAAGCCGGCATGCTCGACGCGAATGGGCTGCCGACCGGGCTCGATGGGCTCGAGAATTTCGATGCCGTGCTCGCCAAATTTACCGGCGAGGGCAAGTATGGCATTTCGACGCCAACGGGCGACCGCTATCGCACCATCTATAGCCTGTTCGGCCAGCAGGGCGGCACCATGTTCGACGAAGCGGCGGGCGGGTTCTTCCCGACTGACGAGGACCTGACCAAGCTGACCAATGCGATCGAAGTGGTCAAGGGCTGGGTGGACAAGGGCTATACGCCGGTGCAGGTGGAAAGCCCGGCGGCGCTGGCGCTGTTCACCTCGGGACAAGCCCCCTTCTTCATCATGGGCAATTGGGAAGTTCCCACCTTTGTCGATCTGCATGCCAAGGGAGAATTGTTCGAATGGGGTGCGGTGGAACTGCCGACGCTGTTCGAGAACAAGGCCGCCTGGTCTGACTCGCATGCCTTCGTCATTCCGGCCAATGCCGGCAAGGAAGCCGATCCGGCCAAGCGGGAAGCGGTGATGAAGGTCATCGCCTGGATGGATCAGCACTCGCTCGACTGGGCCGGCGCTGGCCATATCCCGGCCTATAATGCGGTGCGCGACAGTGCCGAATTCAAGGCGCTGAAGCCGCAATCGGACTATGCCGGCTTTGCCGATACGGCGGTGTTCGATCCGCGCACGATCCTGGCCGGTCCTGCCGCGCCGCTGGGCGATGCGTGGACCAATTACATCAATCCGGCCACCACGGGCGATCTCGAACCGGCCGATGCCGCCGCGCAGATGCGGGATGATCTGAACGGGCAGTTGTAG
- a CDS encoding extracellular solute-binding protein has translation MNHGFARPWRDTLLLAVSAVTLFGGVTAGYAQSTIKWLHLEANADRLKTWQDIAAAYEAEHPDVKIEFQFLENEAFKAKLPTLLQSNDAPSMFYTWGGGVLKAQSETGAIRDVTAAMDADGGAWRNSISPAAVDGLSIDGKVWAAPIQSGLVSFFYNKALFEKAGVDASAIATWDDFLAAVSKLKEAGITPIAGGGGDKWPLHFYWSYLAMREAGQDGFAAAKGGEGFTGEAFVKASQHLVDLGALSPFQEGYLGATWPDTQAVFADGRAAIILSFENTATPQNQANAATDGKGLAEDAIGRFAFPLVEGGAGVITDDFGGLNGWVVTANAPPETEDFLKYFTSKDNAAKLAEFNNILPTTLGADVGVKDPSLAESAAQMAKATWHQNFLDQDLGPNVGRVVNDMSVELVSGQISPEDALQQIEDAFSLEM, from the coding sequence ATGAATCACGGCTTTGCCCGCCCTTGGCGGGATACGCTTCTGCTTGCCGTCAGCGCTGTGACGCTGTTCGGCGGTGTCACCGCTGGCTATGCGCAGAGCACCATCAAATGGCTGCATCTGGAAGCCAATGCGGACCGGCTCAAGACCTGGCAGGACATTGCGGCGGCCTATGAGGCCGAGCATCCCGATGTCAAAATCGAATTCCAGTTCCTCGAAAACGAGGCGTTCAAGGCCAAGCTGCCGACGCTGCTGCAATCCAATGACGCGCCCTCCATGTTCTATACCTGGGGTGGTGGCGTGCTGAAGGCGCAGTCGGAAACCGGCGCGATCCGCGACGTGACCGCGGCCATGGATGCCGACGGCGGGGCCTGGCGCAATTCGATTTCCCCGGCGGCGGTGGATGGGCTGAGCATTGACGGCAAGGTGTGGGCCGCCCCGATCCAGTCGGGCCTGGTGTCGTTCTTCTACAACAAGGCCTTGTTCGAAAAGGCGGGCGTCGACGCCAGCGCCATCGCCACCTGGGATGATTTCCTGGCGGCGGTGAGCAAGCTCAAGGAAGCCGGCATTACCCCGATTGCCGGCGGTGGCGGGGACAAGTGGCCGCTGCATTTCTACTGGAGCTACCTGGCCATGCGCGAAGCGGGCCAGGACGGTTTTGCCGCGGCCAAGGGCGGCGAGGGCTTTACCGGGGAGGCGTTCGTCAAGGCGAGCCAGCATCTGGTTGACCTGGGGGCGCTGTCTCCATTCCAGGAAGGCTATCTGGGCGCAACCTGGCCCGATACCCAGGCGGTGTTTGCCGATGGGCGCGCTGCCATCATCCTGAGCTTTGAAAATACCGCGACGCCGCAGAACCAGGCCAATGCCGCAACGGATGGCAAGGGGCTGGCCGAGGACGCTATCGGGCGCTTCGCGTTTCCGCTGGTCGAGGGCGGGGCCGGGGTGATCACCGATGATTTCGGTGGCCTCAATGGCTGGGTGGTAACGGCCAATGCACCCCCCGAGACCGAGGATTTCCTCAAATATTTCACCAGCAAGGACAATGCGGCCAAGCTGGCGGAATTCAACAATATCCTGCCCACCACGCTGGGCGCCGATGTCGGGGTGAAGGACCCCTCGCTGGCCGAAAGCGCGGCGCAGATGGCCAAGGCCACCTGGCACCAGAATTTCCTCGATCAGGACCTGGGGCCCAATGTCGGCCGCGTGGTCAATGACATGTCGGTGGAACTGGTCTCCGGCCAGATCTCGCCGGAAGACGCACTGCAGCAGATCGAAGACGCCTTCTCGCTTGAGATGTAA
- a CDS encoding SDR family oxidoreductase: protein MILLTGATGTVGFEVAKLLDQKGVSAKALVRSPEAAEKLAGLSHIIPVMGDLDDAASVAAALAGVETAFLLTKSSERAESQQLDFVAAAKAAGVRHIVKFSQVHADVASPVRFLRYHAVVEAAIKASGMTYTFLRANLFMQEMLAFREPIRQQGRIFAPIGEAPVSLVDVRDLAEVAVAALTGTEHDNKSYDLTGPEALSHAELADQIGRAIGRRIEHVQLAPEQMRQIMLSYQFPEWQTDGLIEDYAHYDRGEAAGISGDVERVTGKKARSFEVFLGDYADRLR from the coding sequence ATGATCCTGCTCACTGGCGCGACCGGCACTGTCGGATTTGAAGTTGCCAAGCTGCTCGACCAAAAGGGCGTTTCGGCCAAGGCTTTGGTTCGCTCACCTGAAGCGGCAGAAAAGCTGGCCGGGCTCAGCCATATTATCCCGGTTATGGGCGACCTGGACGATGCCGCCTCGGTGGCGGCGGCGCTGGCGGGGGTGGAGACGGCGTTCCTGCTGACCAAATCGTCCGAGCGGGCCGAGTCCCAGCAATTGGATTTTGTTGCGGCGGCCAAGGCGGCGGGTGTGCGCCATATCGTCAAATTCTCGCAGGTGCATGCCGATGTGGCTTCGCCGGTGCGGTTCCTGCGCTATCACGCGGTGGTGGAGGCGGCGATCAAGGCCAGTGGCATGACCTATACCTTCCTGCGGGCGAACCTGTTCATGCAGGAAATGCTGGCCTTCCGCGAGCCGATCCGGCAGCAGGGCCGCATCTTTGCGCCGATCGGGGAAGCGCCGGTGAGCCTGGTGGATGTGCGTGACCTGGCCGAAGTGGCGGTCGCGGCGCTGACCGGGACGGAGCATGACAACAAGAGCTATGACCTGACGGGGCCAGAGGCGCTGAGCCATGCCGAGCTGGCCGACCAGATCGGGCGGGCCATCGGGCGGCGGATCGAGCATGTGCAGCTGGCGCCCGAGCAGATGCGCCAGATCATGCTGAGCTACCAGTTTCCGGAATGGCAGACCGATGGGCTGATCGAGGATTATGCCCATTACGATCGCGGCGAGGCGGCGGGGATCAGCGGGGATGTCGAGAGGGTGACGGGCAAGAAGGCCCGGAGCTTTGAGGTGTTCTTGGGGGATTATGCGGATCGATTGCGGTAG
- a CDS encoding LysR family transcriptional regulator, whose amino-acid sequence MSIPTDWERQRAFLAVLREGSLSGAARALNLAQPTIRRRIEDLERDHGVALFTRASSGLIPTAIALELAGHVEAMANAAAAFARTASAEAGSASGIVRITASEVVAVEVLPPILAQLREAHPGLVIELGLNNRSEDLLGRQADIAVRMTRPLQEALLAKRIGTIRLGMHARRDYLDRHGIPATMKDLARFALIGFETDPVGIAAYRDQGVTLQSEDFAFRCNSDIGQLAAIRAGIGIGICHTGLGKRDPNLVHVLPDAFGMDLQTWVVTHEDLRHVERIRLTFDALVQGLQDYAAT is encoded by the coding sequence ATGAGCATACCAACTGACTGGGAACGACAGCGCGCCTTCCTCGCCGTGCTGCGCGAGGGCAGCCTGTCCGGAGCCGCCCGCGCGCTCAATCTGGCGCAACCCACCATCCGCCGTCGCATTGAGGATTTGGAGCGCGACCATGGCGTGGCGCTGTTCACCCGCGCCTCCAGCGGGCTCATCCCCACCGCCATTGCCCTCGAACTGGCCGGCCATGTCGAGGCCATGGCCAATGCCGCCGCCGCCTTTGCCCGCACCGCCTCGGCCGAAGCCGGCTCCGCCTCAGGCATTGTGCGCATCACCGCCAGCGAGGTGGTCGCAGTCGAAGTGCTCCCGCCGATCCTCGCGCAATTGCGCGAGGCCCATCCAGGCCTCGTGATCGAACTGGGCCTCAACAATCGCAGCGAAGACCTGCTCGGCCGCCAGGCCGATATCGCCGTGCGCATGACCCGTCCGCTGCAGGAAGCCCTGCTCGCCAAACGCATCGGCACCATCCGGCTGGGCATGCACGCGCGGCGCGATTATCTCGACCGCCACGGCATCCCCGCCACCATGAAGGATTTAGCGCGCTTCGCCCTGATCGGCTTTGAAACCGATCCCGTTGGCATCGCCGCCTATCGCGACCAGGGCGTCACCCTGCAAAGCGAGGATTTCGCCTTTCGCTGCAATAGCGATATCGGCCAATTGGCCGCCATCCGCGCCGGCATCGGCATCGGCATCTGCCACACGGGCCTGGGCAAACGCGATCCCAACCTGGTCCACGTCCTCCCCGACGCCTTCGGCATGGATCTGCAAACCTGGGTCGTTACCCACGAAGACCTGCGCCACGTCGAACGCATCCGCCTAACCTTCGACGCCCTGGTCCAAGGCCTGCAAGACTACGCTGCGACTTAA
- a CDS encoding carbohydrate ABC transporter permease — protein MLRDKRQEYLTAFILVGPFVLIYGALFVWPTIQMALLSFTKAPLIGPGEWVGWDNYVKILSHKLFHSAFWNTAYFVLLTVIPNTLISLAIALAVNRLKGWQQGFVLACFFLPYILPVSVVFLAWNWIIDVQYGLVQYGVRLFNGGQPISLTRTIPLFMPTVAFVTIWWTLGFNVLLFIAGLRNISPEIYEAAALDSAGRWRQFTRITWPLIWPVTALVLTIQLIAQLKIFDQVYLFSIGGRQDATIVLVQYVYKLAFQQNKGGEAATAAMLLFGMIIILSVLQYQLLRARGQK, from the coding sequence ATGCTCAGGGATAAACGCCAGGAATATCTCACAGCCTTCATTCTGGTGGGGCCGTTCGTGCTGATCTATGGCGCGTTGTTCGTGTGGCCGACCATTCAGATGGCGCTGCTCAGTTTTACCAAGGCGCCGCTGATCGGGCCGGGGGAATGGGTGGGGTGGGACAATTACGTTAAAATCCTCAGCCATAAGCTGTTTCATTCAGCGTTCTGGAATACCGCCTATTTCGTTTTGCTGACGGTGATTCCCAATACGCTGATCAGCCTCGCCATTGCGCTGGCGGTCAATCGGCTCAAGGGGTGGCAACAGGGCTTTGTGCTGGCCTGCTTCTTCCTGCCCTATATCCTGCCCGTCTCGGTGGTGTTTCTGGCATGGAACTGGATCATCGATGTGCAATATGGGTTGGTGCAATATGGGGTGCGGCTGTTCAATGGCGGCCAGCCGATTTCGCTGACGCGCACCATTCCGCTGTTCATGCCGACAGTGGCTTTCGTCACCATCTGGTGGACATTGGGCTTTAATGTGCTGCTGTTCATTGCCGGCCTGCGCAATATTTCGCCGGAAATCTACGAGGCGGCGGCGCTTGATAGCGCCGGGCGGTGGCGGCAATTCACCCGCATCACCTGGCCGCTGATCTGGCCGGTGACGGCTTTGGTGCTGACCATTCAGCTCATCGCCCAGCTCAAGATTTTCGACCAGGTCTATCTGTTCTCGATCGGCGGGCGGCAGGATGCCACGATTGTGCTGGTGCAATATGTCTACAAGCTGGCCTTCCAGCAGAACAAGGGCGGGGAGGCGGCGACGGCGGCCATGCTGCTATTCGGGATGATCATCATCCTGAGTGTCCTGCAATATCAATTGCTGCGCGCGCGAGGCCAGAAATGA
- a CDS encoding ROK family transcriptional regulator, whose protein sequence is MKTADPELMRAINRFHVLDTIRRFGAISRVEIGERIQLSATTVSAITASLLDDGLISTRHEGDLRSGGSRGRPRVMLTLNPEAARVVGAKIATNRLVFTVTNFQGDVLANLTLPVRVDRLPVDVIADLVEDGVRRCVLDAGLALDQIKTVALSLPGIVEHGTGRVRASSIFRDTNVPLKEAIVQRLGIDTIVESDANAITMAEHWFGRCRDCDDFVLVAIEESLGLGVMHGGQLFRGARELSLTLGDMIMGSDPDHALKLSEVASERAILNGEHNDPQIRDAIRLGQGMSRVRGLIEAGDNRLKHAAGRAGAALGIAIANLVALFAPPRVILVGSTLALGDHLLDPLRTAFARATPESLANVAQIVIDEVSDELWARGAAAVALGELYGSPWGTTGPARRSYTDFSNAGTRSE, encoded by the coding sequence GTGAAGACCGCCGATCCCGAATTGATGCGGGCGATCAATCGCTTTCACGTGCTCGATACCATCAGGCGGTTCGGCGCGATTTCGCGTGTCGAGATCGGCGAACGCATCCAGCTTTCGGCCACGACCGTCTCGGCCATCACCGCCTCGCTCCTCGATGACGGGCTGATTTCCACCCGCCACGAAGGCGATTTGCGCAGCGGCGGCAGCCGTGGCCGGCCACGCGTCATGCTGACCCTCAATCCTGAAGCCGCCCGCGTCGTCGGCGCCAAGATCGCAACCAATCGCCTGGTTTTCACCGTCACCAATTTCCAGGGCGACGTGCTCGCCAATCTGACGCTCCCGGTGCGGGTCGATCGCCTGCCGGTCGATGTCATCGCCGATCTCGTCGAAGATGGCGTGCGCCGCTGCGTGCTCGATGCCGGCCTGGCGCTGGACCAGATCAAGACCGTCGCCCTCTCCCTGCCCGGCATTGTCGAACACGGCACCGGCCGCGTCCGCGCCTCCAGTATTTTCCGCGACACCAATGTGCCGCTCAAGGAAGCCATCGTGCAGCGCCTGGGCATCGACACCATTGTCGAAAGCGACGCCAATGCCATCACCATGGCCGAACACTGGTTCGGTCGCTGCCGCGACTGCGACGATTTCGTCCTCGTCGCCATCGAGGAAAGCCTGGGCCTGGGCGTCATGCATGGCGGCCAGCTGTTCCGCGGCGCCCGCGAGCTCAGCCTCACTTTGGGCGATATGATCATGGGCTCCGACCCCGATCACGCGCTAAAGCTCTCCGAAGTCGCCAGCGAGCGCGCCATCCTCAATGGCGAGCATAACGACCCGCAAATTCGCGATGCCATCCGGCTGGGCCAGGGCATGAGCCGGGTGCGCGGGCTGATCGAGGCCGGCGATAACCGCCTCAAACACGCCGCTGGCCGCGCCGGCGCCGCACTCGGCATTGCCATCGCCAATCTGGTCGCCCTGTTCGCCCCGCCAAGGGTGATCCTCGTCGGCTCCACCCTGGCGCTGGGCGATCATCTGCTTGATCCCCTGCGCACCGCCTTTGCCCGCGCCACCCCGGAAAGCCTCGCCAATGTCGCCCAGATCGTCATCGACGAGGTCAGCGACGAGCTCTGGGCGCGCGGCGCGGCCGCCGTCGCGCTAGGCGAACTTTATGGCTCGCCTTGGGGCACGACAGGCCCGGCGCGCCGCAGCTACACTGATTTTTCAAATGCCGGAACGAGGAGTGAATGA
- a CDS encoding Gfo/Idh/MocA family protein yields the protein MDKVGIGIIGLGNISAAYLKASKDFLVLDIRAVADMNPAAAKARADEFGLKAVDLDAIFTDPSIDIILNLTIPKAHVEVGLRAIEAGKHVYSEKPLGIVFAEGKKLVEAAKAKNLRVGSAPDTFLGGSHQTSRRLVDEGALGQLVGGTAYFMCPGHERWHPNPAFYYEAGGGPMLDMGPYYITDLVNLLGPVAKVSGFGTKLRDTRTITSKDRNGEIIPVHVPTHVSGTLVFHNGAVVQVTMSFDVAGHKHVPLEIYGTEASLIVPDPNHFGGQIQLLEKGGEWTDIATDMPYAEGNYRSIGLADMAHAILEGRPHRCNGDLALHVLEVMEAFETSSMSGRVIDITTPAERPAQLGSSLVNGKLA from the coding sequence ATGGACAAGGTCGGTATTGGCATTATCGGACTGGGCAATATTTCCGCCGCCTATCTCAAGGCGAGCAAGGATTTCCTGGTGCTCGATATCCGCGCCGTAGCGGATATGAACCCCGCCGCCGCCAAGGCGCGCGCCGATGAATTCGGCCTCAAGGCCGTCGATCTCGACGCGATCTTCACCGATCCCTCTATCGACATCATCCTCAATCTCACCATCCCCAAGGCCCATGTCGAGGTCGGCCTGCGCGCCATCGAAGCGGGCAAGCATGTCTATTCGGAAAAGCCGCTCGGCATTGTCTTTGCCGAAGGCAAAAAGCTGGTCGAGGCCGCCAAGGCCAAAAACCTGCGCGTCGGCTCGGCCCCCGACACATTCCTGGGCGGCAGCCACCAGACCTCGCGCCGCCTCGTCGATGAAGGCGCCCTGGGCCAACTGGTCGGCGGCACCGCCTATTTCATGTGCCCCGGCCATGAGCGCTGGCACCCCAACCCCGCCTTCTATTACGAAGCCGGCGGCGGCCCCATGCTCGATATGGGCCCCTATTACATTACCGATCTGGTCAACCTGCTCGGCCCCGTCGCCAAGGTGTCCGGCTTCGGCACCAAGCTGCGCGACACCCGCACCATCACCTCCAAGGACCGCAATGGCGAGATCATCCCCGTCCATGTCCCCACCCATGTCTCGGGCACTTTGGTGTTCCACAATGGCGCCGTGGTGCAGGTGACGATGAGCTTTGACGTCGCCGGCCACAAGCATGTGCCGCTCGAAATCTACGGCACCGAAGCCTCGCTCATCGTGCCCGATCCCAACCATTTCGGCGGCCAGATCCAGCTGCTCGAAAAGGGCGGCGAATGGACCGATATCGCCACCGACATGCCCTATGCCGAAGGCAATTATCGCTCGATCGGCCTCGCCGATATGGCCCACGCCATTCTCGAGGGGCGCCCCCATCGCTGCAATGGCGACCTGGCTTTGCATGTGCTCGAAGTCATGGAGGCCTTTGAAACCTCCTCCATGAGTGGCCGCGTCATCGACATCACCACGCCAGCCGAGCGGCCCGCCCAATTGGGCAGCTCGCTCGTCAACGGCAAACTGGCCTGA
- a CDS encoding ThuA domain-containing protein produces the protein MREALIVWGGWSGHEPEQCAAIIRTMLEEDGFKVYVENTTEAFADPSIRDLSLIVPIFTMSKIEKEELSNLTAAVEGGVGLAGYHGGMGDAFRDAVDYQFMVGGQWVAHPGNIIDYRVNITRPDDPVMAGIESFPYHSEQYYMHVDPSNEVLATTTFTGEHAAWIDGVTMPVVWKRKHGQGRVFYSSLGHVASEFAVPQMNTILRRGMNWAAR, from the coding sequence ATGCGTGAAGCACTGATCGTTTGGGGTGGCTGGAGCGGGCATGAGCCCGAACAATGCGCCGCCATCATCCGCACCATGCTCGAGGAAGACGGCTTCAAGGTCTATGTCGAGAACACGACCGAAGCCTTTGCCGATCCCTCCATCCGCGATCTCAGCCTGATCGTGCCGATCTTCACCATGAGCAAGATCGAAAAGGAAGAGCTGTCAAACCTCACCGCCGCTGTCGAAGGCGGGGTGGGTCTGGCCGGCTATCACGGCGGCATGGGCGATGCCTTCCGCGATGCGGTCGATTACCAATTCATGGTCGGCGGCCAATGGGTGGCTCACCCCGGCAATATCATCGACTACCGGGTCAATATCACCCGCCCCGATGATCCGGTGATGGCCGGGATCGAGAGCTTTCCCTACCATTCCGAGCAATATTACATGCATGTCGACCCCTCCAACGAGGTGCTGGCAACCACCACCTTCACCGGCGAACACGCCGCCTGGATCGATGGCGTCACCATGCCGGTCGTCTGGAAGCGCAAACACGGCCAGGGCCGCGTCTTCTATTCCTCGCTCGGCCACGTCGCGAGCGAATTCGCCGTCCCCCAAATGAACACCATCCTCCGCCGCGGCATGAACTGGGCCGCGCGGTAA
- a CDS encoding ABC transporter ATP-binding protein, protein MADIVLNEVSKSYGAVSVLEKVSMHIKSGEFIVFLGPSGCGKSTLLRMIAGLEAVNEGEIHIGDRRVDQLPPNQRGVAMVFQNYALYPHMTVRANMSFGLQNIGTDKAEITRRVEDAARMLEIVPLLERRPAQLSGGQRQRVAIGRAIVREPEAFLLDEPLSNLDAGLRVRTRVELAQLHNRIKATMIFVTHDQTEAMTLASRIVVMNNRRIEQIGTPMEVYSRPASRFVAAFVGSPSMNFLAVTGIADKGGKAAVSAGGSVIDTGIAFGALPGAEGLTLGVRPDALRVAADGSGSLAGTIDIVERLGDRTLVHVRLGDGALVVAEDAGNSALEPGMDVSLRADGAATHIFGADGRAYHAN, encoded by the coding sequence ATGGCCGATATCGTGCTGAACGAGGTCAGCAAGTCCTATGGCGCGGTGAGCGTGCTCGAGAAGGTGTCGATGCACATCAAATCGGGCGAGTTCATCGTGTTTCTGGGGCCTTCGGGCTGCGGGAAATCGACGCTGCTGCGCATGATTGCCGGGCTTGAGGCGGTCAATGAAGGGGAGATCCATATCGGGGACCGCCGGGTCGACCAATTGCCGCCCAACCAGCGCGGCGTGGCCATGGTGTTCCAGAATTATGCGCTTTATCCGCATATGACGGTGCGCGCCAATATGAGCTTCGGGCTGCAGAATATCGGCACCGACAAGGCGGAAATCACCCGCCGGGTGGAGGATGCGGCGCGGATGCTCGAAATCGTGCCGCTGCTGGAGCGGCGGCCGGCGCAGCTTTCGGGCGGGCAGCGGCAGCGCGTGGCGATCGGCCGGGCCATCGTGCGGGAGCCCGAAGCATTTTTGCTCGATGAGCCGCTGTCGAACCTCGATGCGGGGCTGCGGGTGCGGACCCGGGTGGAGCTGGCGCAGCTGCATAACCGCATCAAGGCGACGATGATTTTCGTCACCCATGACCAGACCGAGGCCATGACGCTGGCGAGCCGGATCGTGGTGATGAACAACCGTAGGATCGAGCAGATCGGCACGCCGATGGAGGTCTATTCGCGGCCGGCATCGCGCTTTGTCGCGGCGTTTGTCGGTTCACCGTCGATGAACTTTTTGGCCGTGACGGGAATTGCCGACAAGGGCGGCAAGGCGGCGGTGAGTGCGGGCGGTTCGGTGATCGACACGGGCATTGCGTTTGGCGCGCTGCCGGGGGCGGAGGGGCTGACGCTGGGCGTGCGGCCGGATGCCTTGCGGGTGGCGGCGGATGGTTCGGGGAGCCTCGCGGGCACGATCGATATCGTCGAGCGGCTGGGTGACCGGACGCTGGTGCATGTGCGGCTGGGCGATGGCGCGCTGGTGGTGGCCGAGGATGCCGGCAACAGCGCGCTGGAGCCGGGCATGGACGTATCGCTGCGGGCGGATGGGGCGGCGACGCATATTTTTGGCGCGGATGGGAGAGCCTATCACGCCAACTAA
- a CDS encoding carbohydrate ABC transporter permease yields MSVEALPRVAEASAPGGRDRAIDIGGLILTIITFAAALAAFFPIYWAIITSVKPDGEVISGSNSLWPSRFSFDSYIHIWNNTNIAIWYVNSMVTSLIITALVIVSSAGCAYALSQLDFPGRRVIYVLILACFMVPMQALIVNHFVLMAQFKLLNSWAGIILPQLIVPVVIIVYKQFFDSVPKEFREAAQMDSAGHFKILFRIYLPMNWGVTAALAIITFIGAWNSFLWPFLAATGEATMTVPVGITQVKDAYGIIYGKQMASAVAAGLPVAIVYLIFQRRVTQAIMLSAGVKG; encoded by the coding sequence ATGAGTGTCGAGGCTCTTCCCCGAGTGGCCGAGGCCAGCGCACCAGGCGGCCGCGACCGCGCCATCGATATTGGCGGGCTGATCCTGACGATCATCACCTTCGCTGCGGCGCTGGCGGCGTTTTTCCCGATCTATTGGGCGATCATCACTTCGGTAAAGCCGGATGGCGAGGTGATTTCGGGCAGCAATAGCCTGTGGCCCAGCCGGTTCAGCTTCGACAGCTATATCCATATCTGGAACAACACCAATATCGCCATCTGGTACGTCAATTCCATGGTGACCTCGCTGATCATCACGGCCCTGGTGATCGTCAGTTCGGCCGGCTGCGCCTATGCGCTGAGCCAGCTCGATTTCCCGGGGCGGCGGGTGATCTATGTGCTGATCCTGGCCTGTTTCATGGTGCCGATGCAGGCGCTGATCGTGAACCATTTCGTGCTGATGGCGCAGTTCAAGCTGCTCAATAGCTGGGCCGGCATCATCCTGCCGCAGCTGATCGTGCCGGTGGTGATCATCGTCTACAAGCAGTTCTTCGACTCGGTGCCCAAGGAGTTCCGCGAGGCGGCGCAGATGGATAGCGCCGGGCATTTCAAAATCCTGTTCCGCATCTACCTGCCGATGAACTGGGGGGTGACGGCGGCCCTGGCCATCATCACCTTTATCGGGGCGTGGAACAGCTTTCTGTGGCCATTCCTGGCGGCGACCGGGGAGGCGACGATGACGGTGCCGGTGGGCATTACCCAGGTCAAGGACGCCTATGGCATTATCTATGGCAAGCAGATGGCTTCGGCGGTGGCGGCGGGGCTGCCGGTGGCGATTGTGTACCTGATCTTCCAGCGGCGGGTGACGCAGGCGATCATGCTGTCGGCTGGGGTCAAGGGCTAG